A window of Candidatus Obscuribacterales bacterium genomic DNA:
GTGCTGACTATCGAGTGTGTGATAGTCGAGTCGTTTGCTATGCTGCGCGGTTTCTTGGATCGCCGTTGAAGGAAAAAATTTCTGGCTCAGATTTGTTTCCGGCGTTTTACAAACACCATAAAGATCATCCTGATGTGACGATCTTTCTCCTCGGAGCCCGAGAAGGCATTGCTGACCAGGCTCGCCAACAGATTAATGCCGATGTCGGTCGTGAAATGGTGGTTGGAACCTACTCTCCTCCGTTTGGATTTGAGAAGGATGACGCGGAATGCCAACGCATTATGGAGCGAGTCAACGAGTCGGGGGCAACGGTCTTAGCGGTTGGTTTGGGAGCCCCTAAGCAAGAGAAATTTATTGTCAAGCACAAAGACTCGATGCCGGGAGTCAAGATTTTTTTGGCGATTGGAGCCACGATTGACTTTGAAGCCGGAACCCTAGCCCGTGCCCCTCGCTGGATGAGTGAGCTGGGCTTAGAGTGGGCGTATCGTCTAATGAAGGAACCCAAGCGTCTCTGGAAACGCTATTTGTTGGATGATCCGACGTTTATTTGGCTTGTGATTCAGCAGAAGCTCAATCGCTATCATTGTCCATGGCGATCGCCTTCATCTGACTTCAATGTGGCCATATCTCGTGGGAAGTCGTAGGGCTTTATGCTGGATTGACT
This region includes:
- a CDS encoding WecB/TagA/CpsF family glycosyltransferase — protein: ADYRVCDSRVVCYAARFLGSPLKEKISGSDLFPAFYKHHKDHPDVTIFLLGAREGIADQARQQINADVGREMVVGTYSPPFGFEKDDAECQRIMERVNESGATVLAVGLGAPKQEKFIVKHKDSMPGVKIFLAIGATIDFEAGTLARAPRWMSELGLEWAYRLMKEPKRLWKRYLLDDPTFIWLVIQQKLNRYHCPWRSPSSDFNVAISRGKS